The following are encoded in a window of Clostridium thermarum genomic DNA:
- the polA gene encoding DNA polymerase I, producing the protein MEKLLILDGHSLMNRAFYGVPPLTNAEGLHTNAIFGFTNMLLKIKEEIKPDYIVTTFDRKAPTFRHKEYEDYKAGRKKMPPELHEQFEPLKELLKLMSINIFEIDGFEADDLIGTLAKYAESQDIEVFILTGDRDALQLASDNIKVIITKKGITDKEIYDRKRMIEDFGVTPTQFIDVKGLMGDASDNIPGVPGIGEKTAYKLIQEYGSVENVLSNIEKISGKKIKESLMENTEMAIFSKKLATIMTDVPIEINLDEIKSKDSYNLEGIRKFFFRMQFKSLLDRLPSEDVNVEAKAEEQSAVNYKLVDNILDFKQLTQRLQDYKGILYITPYIENETMYSKLNLEHFILTLDDENNYVVELSKLIDENREVAIKCLVDVFSKAGLKKVGYDMKNCYTALQKLGVEVVGLVFDIKLAAYLIDASKGEYPLIGIIHDYIGVEVKGQGIEYEVRENMHLPVLHQKMSEKLKEFDMEKLYYDVELPLSRVLANMESEGFKVSYDMLEELSVKFKAEIETTQKKIYELADEEFNINSPKQLGKILFEKLDLPAVKKTKTGYSTNAEVLEQLSDKHPLIEKILYYRQITKLYSTYIEGLKNVLDEDGKIHSNFNQTVTTTGRLSSTEPNLQNIPIKYEMGKEIRKVFHANDEDSVILSADYSQIELRVLAHIAGDENLINAFLGHSDIHTKTASEVFKVPLEEVTPLMRSRAKAVNFGIVYGISDFSLAKDLKITKAEAKSYMDTYFERYPGVRRYMDTIIEEAQKKGYVTTVLNRRRYIPEVNASNKIMKALGERLAMNAPIQGSAADIIKLAMVNVYNKLKEGNYKSTLILQVHDELILNVYKDEEEEIRELVKREMEEVMDLSVPMEVDISVGKTWYDAK; encoded by the coding sequence ATGGAAAAATTGCTGATTTTAGATGGACACAGCTTGATGAATAGAGCTTTTTATGGAGTACCGCCGCTGACAAATGCAGAAGGATTGCATACAAATGCAATTTTTGGATTTACCAATATGCTATTAAAAATAAAAGAAGAAATAAAGCCTGACTACATAGTAACAACTTTTGACAGAAAGGCTCCCACCTTCAGACATAAGGAGTATGAAGATTATAAGGCTGGGAGAAAAAAGATGCCGCCGGAGCTACATGAGCAGTTTGAACCTCTTAAAGAGCTTCTGAAACTAATGAGCATAAACATATTTGAAATAGACGGCTTTGAAGCGGATGACCTTATTGGGACCCTTGCGAAATATGCTGAGTCACAGGACATAGAGGTATTTATCTTAACAGGGGACAGAGATGCCCTGCAGCTAGCCAGTGACAATATCAAGGTTATTATAACCAAAAAGGGTATAACGGATAAAGAAATTTACGATAGAAAAAGGATGATAGAAGACTTTGGCGTTACGCCAACACAGTTTATTGATGTAAAGGGACTTATGGGGGACGCCTCCGACAACATACCTGGAGTACCGGGCATCGGTGAAAAGACTGCCTATAAACTCATTCAAGAATATGGAAGTGTTGAAAATGTGCTTTCCAATATAGAGAAAATATCAGGTAAAAAGATCAAAGAGAGCTTGATGGAAAACACAGAAATGGCCATCTTCAGCAAAAAACTTGCTACCATAATGACGGACGTTCCTATTGAAATTAATTTGGATGAAATAAAGTCTAAGGACAGCTATAATCTTGAGGGCATTAGAAAGTTCTTCTTCAGGATGCAGTTTAAATCCTTGTTGGATAGACTTCCTTCTGAGGATGTCAACGTTGAAGCAAAAGCAGAAGAACAAAGTGCGGTTAATTACAAGCTAGTAGATAATATTTTAGACTTTAAGCAGCTTACACAAAGGCTTCAAGACTATAAGGGGATACTTTATATCACCCCTTATATAGAGAACGAGACAATGTACTCCAAGCTTAATTTGGAGCACTTTATACTGACTTTGGATGATGAAAATAACTACGTAGTTGAGCTGAGTAAGCTGATTGATGAAAATAGAGAAGTGGCCATAAAGTGTTTAGTGGATGTGTTCTCTAAGGCAGGATTAAAAAAAGTTGGCTATGACATGAAAAATTGTTACACCGCCCTGCAAAAATTAGGTGTAGAGGTAGTGGGCTTAGTTTTTGATATAAAGCTGGCGGCATATTTGATAGATGCTTCAAAAGGAGAATATCCACTGATAGGTATAATTCATGACTATATTGGTGTAGAAGTTAAAGGACAAGGTATAGAGTATGAAGTAAGAGAGAATATGCACTTGCCTGTGCTGCACCAGAAGATGTCAGAGAAGCTAAAAGAATTTGATATGGAAAAGCTCTATTATGACGTGGAGCTACCACTGTCAAGGGTACTAGCCAATATGGAGTCAGAAGGCTTCAAGGTTAGTTATGACATGCTGGAAGAACTGTCAGTTAAATTCAAAGCTGAGATTGAGACAACCCAAAAGAAGATTTATGAACTGGCAGACGAAGAATTTAATATAAATTCACCAAAGCAGCTGGGTAAAATTCTCTTTGAAAAGTTAGATTTACCAGCAGTGAAAAAAACTAAAACCGGTTACTCTACTAATGCAGAAGTGCTGGAACAGCTATCAGATAAACATCCTTTAATCGAAAAGATCTTATACTATAGACAGATTACAAAGTTATATTCAACATATATTGAAGGACTAAAGAATGTGTTAGATGAAGACGGCAAGATACACTCAAACTTCAATCAGACAGTAACAACCACAGGAAGACTTTCCAGTACAGAGCCTAATCTGCAAAATATACCAATAAAATATGAAATGGGGAAGGAAATACGAAAGGTCTTCCATGCAAACGATGAGGATTCCGTCATACTGTCTGCAGATTATTCTCAAATTGAATTGAGAGTGCTGGCCCATATTGCTGGGGATGAAAATCTTATAAATGCCTTTTTGGGACATAGTGATATTCATACTAAAACCGCTTCTGAGGTCTTTAAGGTGCCATTGGAAGAAGTTACTCCACTCATGAGAAGCAGAGCAAAAGCCGTAAATTTTGGTATAGTATATGGAATAAGCGATTTTAGTTTGGCTAAGGATTTAAAGATTACCAAAGCTGAGGCAAAAAGCTATATGGACACCTATTTTGAAAGATATCCAGGGGTAAGACGGTACATGGATACCATAATTGAAGAAGCACAGAAAAAGGGATATGTTACTACAGTACTAAATAGGAGAAGATATATTCCCGAAGTCAATGCATCAAACAAGATAATGAAAGCACTTGGGGAAAGATTAGCTATGAATGCTCCTATACAGGGAAGTGCTGCAGATATCATAAAGCTTGCTATGGTAAATGTATATAACAAGCTTAAGGAGGGAAACTACAAGTCTACTCTTATACTGCAGGTTCACGATGAACTCATACTTAATGTCTATAAGGATGAAGAAGAAGAAATCAGAGAGCTTGTAAAGAGAGAGATGGAAGAGGTTATGGATTTATCAGTACCAATGGAAGTGGATATAAGCGTAGGCAAGACATGGTATGATGCCAAATAA